From the Homo sapiens chromosome 1, GRCh38.p14 Primary Assembly genome, one window contains:
- the OR2L5 gene encoding olfactory receptor 2L5 yields MENYNQTSTDFILLGLFPPSKIGLFLFILFVLIFLMALIGNLSMILLIFLDTHLHTPMYFLLSQLSLIDLNYISTIVPKMASDFLYGNKSISFIGCGIQSFFFMTFAGAEALLLTSMAYDRYVAICFPLHYPIRMSKRMYVLMITGSWMIGSINSCAHTVYAFRIPYCKSRAINHFFCDVPAMLTLACTDTWVYEYTVFLSSTIFLVFPFTGIACSYGWVLLAVYRMHSAEGRKKAYSTCSTHLTVVTFYYAPFAYTYLCPRSLRSLTEDKVLAVFYTILTPMLNPIIYSLRNKEVMGALTRVIQNIFSVKM; encoded by the coding sequence ATGGAAAATTACAATCAAACGTCAACTGATTTCATCTTATTGGGGCTGTTCCCACCATCAAAAATTGGCCTTTTCCTCTTcattctctttgttctcattttcctAATGGCTCTAATTGGAAACCTATCCATGATTCTTCTCATCTTCTTGGACACCCATCTCCACACACCCATGTATTTCCTGCTTAGTCAGCTCTCCCTCATTGACCTAAATTACATCTCTACGATTGTTCCTAAGATGGCTTCTGATTTTCTGTATGGAAACAAGTCTATCTCCTTCATTGGGTGTGGGATTCAGAGTTTCTTCTTCATGACTTTTGCAGGTGCAGAAGCGCTGCTCCTGACATCAATGGCCTATGATCGTTATGTGGCCATTTGCTTTCCTCTCCACTATCCCATCCGTATGAGCAAAAGAATGTATGTGCTGATGATAACAGGATCTTGGATGATAGGCTCCATCAACTCTTGTGCTCACACAGTATATGCATTCCGTATCCCATATTGCAAGTCCAGAGCCATCAATCATTTTTTCTGTGATGTTCCAGCTATGTTGACATTAGCCTGTACAGACACCTGGGTCTATGAGTACACAGTGTTTTTGAGCAGCACCATCTTTCTTGTGTTTCCCTTCACTGGCATTGCGTGTTCCTATGGCTGGGTTCTCCTTGCTGTCTACCGCATGCACTCTGCAGAAGGGAGGAAAAAGGCCTATTCGACCTGCAGCACCCACCTCACTGTAGTAACTTTCTACTATGCACCCTTTGCTTATACCTATCTATGTCCAAGATCCCTGCGATCTCTGACAGAGGACAAGGTTCTGGCTGTTTTCTACACCATCCTCACCCCAATGCTCAACCCCAtcatctacagcctgagaaacaagGAGGTGATGGGGGCCCTGACACGAGTGATTCAGAATATCTTCTCGGTGAAAATGTAG